A region of the Nocardia nova SH22a genome:
ACGAACGGTTCCACAGGTGACTCCCAACGCGGCTTGCAAAAAACGGAGAACCGTTCCATATTCTAGAGGACATAAAACGGAGAACCGTTCCATTTTGGATCCGGCCCATCGCCGGATGCGGATCCGATAACTGAGGAAGGCGATTCATGTCGGATGCAAGCGGGCCGATGGTGGTGCACGACGTGCGGCGACGGATGGGTTCGGTGGGGGTGTGGCTGGCGCCGCCGACTCTGCGGGTCGCGCCGGTGGTGGCAGAGCGGGACGCGGCGGCCGAGATCGAGGCGTCGGGATACGGGTCGTTGTGGAGCGGAGAGGGGATCGGCGGAAAGGAGGCCTTCGCTCATCACGCGGTTCTGCTGGCCGCCACCGACTCGTTGGTGATCGGTACCGGGGTCGCGAACCTGTGGGCGCGGCACGGTGCCACGATGCATGCCGGTGCCGCCACATTGGCCGAGGCCTATCCGGCTCGGTTCATTCTCGGTGTGGGAGTGAGTCATCCGCACGTGGCCGAACGCAGCGGGCACCGATACGAGCGTCCGCTGCAACGAATGCGTGAGTACCTCGATCAGATGGATACCGCTGCGGTTGCGCCCGACGCGCCTCCGGCGACCGAAGGTTACCTACGGATGCTCGCGGCACTGGGCCCGCGCATGCTCGAGCTGGCGCGCGAGCGAGCCGACGGCGCCCATCCGTTCCTGACACCCGTCGAGCACACCGCTCGCGCCCGGGAAATCCTTGGACCCGGCAAGCTGCTCATTCCGCACCAAGCGGTCGTGCTCGAACGCGATGGGGCCCAAGCACGCGCCATCGCGCGCAGTGCCTTCGGATTTCCGCGAAACCGGTCTTCGGTATATACCCGCAACTACATCGGCCTCGGGTACGACGAGAGCGATCTTGTCGACGGCCTCAGTGATCGCCTACTCGACGCGATCGTGGCCAGGGGAGACGAGTCCGCAATCGCCCGGCGCGTTCAACAGCACCTCGACGCGGGCGCCGACCATGTTCTCGTCCATCCTCTCACCCGTGAGGACTTGTTCGCCGACCCCCGGCCCGATGATCTCGTCGCAGCCGTCGACCACCTCCGGCGATTGGCGTCAGCCCTGACGTGATCGCGCACGGGTGGTGTGCTCGTGCTCGCCGCCGATCCCGGTCTTGCTCGGCACCACCATCGTCACTTGAGGCACATCCGTCGACGATCGACCCGTTGGCATGAGGTCGATATGCGAGCAGCACCTCGACGCAGCCTGTGAAATCGCTCGATTCCAGAGCTCGGTAAGTGCGAAGAGGTCGCCGGGCCGATGTGGTCACTGTTCCCGCGTGACCCGTACGTCCGAGCTGCTTTGGCCGCGAGCGGAATTCGAAAGGGATGCTCCTATGGCATCGGGTGTCGCGTGGGCAACCGCTGTCGCGGTGATCGGCCCTCCGCCGCGCTTGCGGTGGGCGAGTGCTGCTGCCTGCCCGTGGACGTGCGCGGCTAATTCGCCTGCGTTGAGCGGCGGAAAGTCTGGCGACCATGAGCGTTCCGGCGATTCCGGCGAGTACATCGCCCGCGGTGCCAGCCAGGCAGGTGCTTCGGATTGACTGGCGCACAGGTTGTTCGGTGGCACGACTGTGGTCGTCGCGTCCTTTGCCAGGGCTGTGGCGTCGATGGCCCGAGCGAGCGCGCAACCGAAATGCAGCCCGGCGATCACGCCGAGCAGACCGCGCGTGTACTTGTGGGCGGCGCGGTCGGGAACCGGTCAGCGTTCGGCGATCTCGCTTCCGTCGAGACTGCGGACGGTCGGCTCGGCGTAGTGCATCGGCTACCGCGGCCTTGCTTCTGTTGCGGCATAGACGATTCGAGATGTCACGATGCCAGCACACCGCATCGGCGCGCTACCTATCGCGCTCATGATCCGGTACCGAGTTGGCCTGACAGCACCCCGTGGCGACGGCGATGACCTCGACTCGGTGCTCCTCGTCCCGACCCGGGAATTACCGATGGCGCGGTGGATTGCCCCGAGCCGGTGGTCGGGTTGTGGCAGGGCGCGGTGGTGTCGGGCGGGTGTGGGTGCGCCGCCGGACGACGTTGGTGTTGTTTGTGTGCGTGTTGTCGGCGTTGTTGTCGCTCGAGGTCGTCGCGCACGTGGATGCGGGCGATGATCGTGGCGAGGAGTTCATCGGCGTGGTGGCGATGGTTGATCCGGGGTGTGCGGGTGGGGTCGATGTGTTCGGGGGCGATCCACGCGGTGCGGCCCGGGTGCCGTGAATCCGGGCCCGCCGTGGTGGTCTTCCAGCCGCCGGGGCCGTTGTGGATCAGCGCGTGGCAGGCGTCGCAAGCGAGGGCGAGGTTCTCGATGTCGGTGCGGCCGCCGGCGGCGAAGTCGCGGATGTGGTGGGCTGCGCAGAGACTGGCGGGTGCGTCGCAGCCGGGACGAGAGCAGCCACGCAGGGCAGCGATCAATGCCAGCCGTTGCGCGGGGGAGGCGAGGCGTTTCATCCGGCCCAGATGCAAAGGGAGCCCGGCGTGGTCGAAGACGGCCAGGTAGGGGCGTGAGTGTTCGGCGAGTTGCAGGGCTTCTCGTATCGGTACCACGGTGCCGGTGGCTGTGGATGCGACCCCTGAATCCCTTTCCAGATCTTCGAGTTTCATTGTGAGCACAGTGGTGACCGGCATGCCGCGGTGGCGGCCCAGATCTTCGGCGACGAGTCCCGAGCGCAGGATCGCGGTCAACGCGTCGTGGTTGCGCTGCGCGGGGGTGCGATGATCGGCGCGCGCCGCTTCGGCGATCGCGGTGGGGTCGGCCGTGTCGATTTCCACGGCGGGGCTGTTGGGGTCCTCGAAGTTGCAGACGCCGGGGCGTGCGTATTTGGCCAGCAGTGGATCGAGTAGGGCTCTCAGCACGGGGTCGATATCGCCGCGAATGGGTGACATGCCGTCGGAACGCTGGCGTCCGATCATGACTCCGCGCATACGGGCCCGATCCAGATCGGTGGTGAGTCGGCCGTCAGGGTCGAGGTGCGCGAGTATGCGGTCGCCGACCTTGTCGATGTCATCCGGCGATCCCGAGCGTGCGAATTCCGCCAGAATCTGCTCGGCCGCCTCCCGATCCGCATCGGATACGCCACGCGGTACCCGGTTCATGACCGTGACAATCCCGCGCACGTGATCGATGGACACCTCGCCCGACGTCAAAGCTCCAGCAGTACAGGGTAATTGCGGATCTCGCAGCTCACCGTCGAGATCGTGGAACGTACCGACCCACTGCGCGGCGTTCACGCGGCTGCCTGCATCGGCACTCGACAGCCGAAGTGTCTGCATGAGGAACCGTTTCACCGTCTTCGCGCCGGTCCGGGAGGGCAGTGACCGTTCCTCGGCCTCGATCAGCAACCGATGCTGCATTGCCGCCAACCGCCGCGCGCACGTCTCCACATCCCGCATCGCCGCCACCAGATCCCCATCCGATAGCGGCGTCAGCGAGCGTTCGAGCAGGTCTGAGACAGCCATGAGCGCTGGTTCGGCGACCCGCTCCGCAATCTCCCCGCCTATCGAATGCATGTTCGAATGATATCCGAAGAAGGCGCGCCGCGCACGCCCTTTGATGTGATCCGATGCCGGGAACCGGTCTGGACATACGACCGAAAATATTTGTGTCACAAACTGTTTCAACTCGATGAAGCCGGTCGCTATCGCGGAGGTGGTAGTCGTGGACGATGAGACCCGGCCTCGGGCACTGGGATACATATGCGTGGACCTGGTGAAGACCTTTCACGATCTGGACCTGCGGATGCGTGCGAGAGCGAGTCGGCTCGGTCACGGTTATATCGGGCTCACCAGGAGCAGCAGTCTGATCGTGCCCGGTGCGCTGTTTGATCATGTTGCGGCACATCGGGTTGCGCTGTTGATCTTCCCCGATCTGACCCACATGCGCGGCCGCATTCCTCCGGAACTCGTCGAGATCACCGCACTCCATGACCTCGCCACCGGCATCACCTACCAGTGACAGGTGTCCCCGGCCCCGGGCACAGCGTCGGCTGGGGAACGTTCGCGCTCAACCGATCGAGTGGGTTCGATAAGAATTGACCTGACGCAAAACCTCTGGGCACCAGTCGAAACGTGCCAAGGTCACAGTGCTGCGACCGACTGTTCCATGTGTCTGCGTGACGGCATCGGGCAGTCGGAGCTCTCGGGGCAGCCGGGGGTGTACAACTACGACACGACGCTCACCGCCGAGGGGGATCATTTCCGGCTCAACGGGCGCAGGTTCTACAGCACCGGCAGCATCTATGTCGACTACCTGCGCGTCGGCGCGAACAATGAAGCGGGACAACAGGTCAGCGTGGCTGTACCGGGAGACCGGGACGGGGTCATGCACGTGGACGACTGGGACGGGATCGGACAGCGCGAGACCGGCAGCGGCACCACCGTCCTGGACAATGTGCTCGTCCACGCGGACGAGATCGGCGAATTCCGGTTGCCTCCCGCCCCGGGACGGCCCCGGAGCCCGCTGGCGCATCTGCTGCTGCACGCCATCGCCGCGGGCATCCTGCGGGCGCTGACCGAGGACACCGCGACGCTGCTGCGCGAGCGGACCAGGACCTACTCGTGGGGCAATGCCGAACTGGCGCGCAACGATCCGCAGCTACTGGCCGTCGTCGGATCGCTGTCGAGTACCGCGTTCGTGGTGGAGGCCGCGGTCCTGGCGGCCGCGGACGCGCTCGACGCGGCGACGAATCACATCTGGGAGTACGGCGAACCGGACGATCGACTGGAACACGCTGCGTCCCTGCGGACTTCGCAGGTGAAGGTGGCAGTCGAGAAGATCGCGCTGCGGGCCGCGGCGGAGGCGTTCGACGCGGGCGGGGCGTCGTGGACGCGGGCATCGGTGCGACTGGACCGGCACTGGCGCAATCTGCGGACGTTGTTCTCCCACAACCCGACCGTGTACAAGGCTCGGGTCGTGGGTGACGTCGTCGTCAACGACGCCGCGCTGCCGAGCGTCGGATTCTTCTGATCCCGGGCTCAGACGGCGAGCGCATCGGCATCGACTCGATCCGGCACGGGCCGCAGCGTCTCACCGTCGGGTACGCGTCGGCGAATAAGGCTGCACCACAGCACGACTCCGCAACGGTCAGCGTCGACCTGTCCTCGGAATCGGCCAATGTGGCCCGGCTGCCGGTGCCGCTGACCCGGCCGGTCGTGGACAACGGATCGCTGGCGTGGCACAGCGACCAACTCATCGTCCCCGCTGCGGGACATTGGAAGGTCATCGTCCGCTTCGACAGCGGCAGCGGCCCGAAGCTGGCCTCGTTCTACTACCGGGTGTTGTGAATTCCGTGTCTGGACGAAGGGCTGCGCCGACCGTGATTGCCACGAGCTCGCGATCCGCGGGGGGCGAAGCCGCTCTTTCAGGTCCGCCGCGTCCGCCCGCGCAGTGATGATGTAAAGCTGTGGGTATGGCTGCTCCACTCGACGACTCGCAGTCCCTGCCCGCGGAATTGCGTCCGTACCTGCAAGAGCTCGTTCGGAGCGTCCGACGTGTGTGCGGGGAGCGGGTGGTGAGTGTTTTCGCGGTCGGCTCGCTGGCGCTGGGCGACTATCGGCACGGGCGCAGTGATGTCGACGTGACGGTGGTCGTGGATCCCGCGCTGAGCGATGCGGCGGTGCTGCGGCTGGCCGATGTGCTGAGCGATATCGATTGTCCCGCAACGGGGCTGGAGCTGGTTGTGTACGACGCCGATGTCATCGGCCGCCGCTGCGATCGGGCCGGTTACCGGCTGGATCTGAACACCGGTCCGTTGCTGCCGTACAAGGTGAGCGTCGATTCCGCCGTGGCCCCGGCGTTCTGGTACGTGATCGATCGGGGCGTCGCCTGGCAGTCGGGGAAACTGCTGTACGGTCGTGCCGTGCGCGAGGTCGTGGCGGCGCCGGTGTTCACGGACCAGCTCGCCGCCGTGCGCGCCTCGGTGCGAGAGCACGCCACCGGCGCCGGTCATCTCGCCGACAACCAGGTGCTGAACGGGTGTCGGTCGGTCGTGTTCTGCCGGGCCGGGCAATGGATTGCCAAACGTGCCGCCGCGCAACGGATCGCAACGGAGCATTCACGGTTCCGGCCGCTCATCGAACAGGCGTTGCGGAGCTTCGAGCGGCCACGTGCGGACGCCCTGTCGCTTCCGGCCTCCGATGTCCGGCAGTTCCTGTCCTGGGTCGGGGAGTGCGTCGAGCATGGGCCCGAAGAGGAACAGCCGGATTAGGCGGCGTGTCTACTTTTCCAGTGCGGCACGGAGTTTGGTGACGAACCGGCCGAGGTGCGGGTCGGATTCCGGCAACACCGATGCGTCGATTTCCCACCATCGTGCGCTCGAGAATTCGGCGGGATCGAGGTGATAGATGTGGTTGCGGTGACCGCGCATGACGTACCACAGCGACACATCGGTGTGTGAGTTGTCGCCGACGGTCCGGGTGACCGTCAGGAACAGGGGAGCGTCACCGACCACCGTGAATTCGGGCTCGACGCCGATCTCTTCGAAACCTTCGCGCCAGGCGGCCTCGAGCGGATGCTCGCCCGGCTCGACATGTCCGCCCATCGGCAGCCACAGCCTCGACTTCCGGTGCGAACCGAGCAGCAGCACATGCTCGCCGGGGTCGACGACCGCAACGTAGGACACCAGATGCTGTGCGGGTGTGGCCGGGCGGGCGATGCGCCGGAACACGTCGTCGGTGCCGTCGAGCCAGTCCAGTGCCGTCTCGATGTGCTGGCGTTCGACCGTGTCGAGGGGCGCGATGTCCCGGATGAGCTGGGCGACAGCAGCTGTGGCGGGCCTCATGGTGCGACCATAGCGGCGAGCACCGACATGCTGGTTACGGCGAAACCATTCATCGCCCCACGCCCGCCCACCACGGGCCGAAAGACGCTGCGCCATAGAGTGATACCCATGTGTGTCTCCGTCGCGCGTGCCGCATTCAGCGGTACCACCGTCTACTGCGGAAGAGTCGACCATCCCTATCACGGCGTCATTCACGTTCTCGGATACCAGAACACCGCCGCCGACCTGTCCGGCGGAGCCAACGCCATGCTCCTGCACCTGCCCGCCGCCGCGCCCATGACGCCCGACAACTTCATTTCGGTCCGGCAGCACGCAGACGTACTGCGGCGGATGGTCGACGCCGTGCGTCCGGTCCCGACCGCGAGCTCGCGGTCCCGTCACATCGACTGGATGGGTTCCGGTCGGGAAGTCCGTATCTTCGAGCACGACGTGTACACGGTGCTCCTCGCCGCCGACCCGCGGCAGATCCCCGAGGCGCTCGATCGCGTGCCCCGGCGGCGCAGGCCACGACTTCGCCCCGAACTGTTCACCTTCTACGCCGAGCACTTCCCCGATCACACAATCGCGTTGTGCTGCTTCGACAATGCCGAGGCCGAACAGGCCAAGCCACTGATGCTGTGGTACGAGCCCATAGAGCCCGACCTGCTCGTCGCACCCGCACTCGACGCGCACACGGGCGCCGCGCCCACCCCGGGCGCCCCTGTCCCCGTTGACCATTGGGTTCTGTTCGGCAGCGACGAAGCACCTCCGGAATGGGGCCAGCCGGTGGACTATCCGGCCGACATGTCCCGTGGCCTGCGCTCGTATCTGCCCGACACGGTGATCGGCCGATACTACGGCGGAGGCACGCCACTTCCCAACGGCGACTTCGCCATCGACCGCGCCGACCTGCTCCGCGACGAACCCGAGAACCGCATCCGCCGGATGTGATCGGGGCGTAACGGAAACGGCCGGCCCGACACTCAGCGGTAGCGCCCGGTCACCGCGTCAGCGTGAACCCGTCGTAGTCGTCGGCGGCGACCTGATCGCACTTTTCGCGATAGGCCCCGACGCCGCCGATGTAGGCGTACATCACCCTCGGCTTGCCGGGCACATTCGACCCCACGTACCAGGAGTCCACCTTCGGATACAGCGTC
Encoded here:
- a CDS encoding aminoglycoside adenylyltransferase domain-containing protein; translation: MAAPLDDSQSLPAELRPYLQELVRSVRRVCGERVVSVFAVGSLALGDYRHGRSDVDVTVVVDPALSDAAVLRLADVLSDIDCPATGLELVVYDADVIGRRCDRAGYRLDLNTGPLLPYKVSVDSAVAPAFWYVIDRGVAWQSGKLLYGRAVREVVAAPVFTDQLAAVRASVREHATGAGHLADNQVLNGCRSVVFCRAGQWIAKRAAAQRIATEHSRFRPLIEQALRSFERPRADALSLPASDVRQFLSWVGECVEHGPEEEQPD
- a CDS encoding TIGR03620 family F420-dependent LLM class oxidoreductase; its protein translation is MSDASGPMVVHDVRRRMGSVGVWLAPPTLRVAPVVAERDAAAEIEASGYGSLWSGEGIGGKEAFAHHAVLLAATDSLVIGTGVANLWARHGATMHAGAATLAEAYPARFILGVGVSHPHVAERSGHRYERPLQRMREYLDQMDTAAVAPDAPPATEGYLRMLAALGPRMLELARERADGAHPFLTPVEHTARAREILGPGKLLIPHQAVVLERDGAQARAIARSAFGFPRNRSSVYTRNYIGLGYDESDLVDGLSDRLLDAIVARGDESAIARRVQQHLDAGADHVLVHPLTREDLFADPRPDDLVAAVDHLRRLASALT
- a CDS encoding NUDIX domain-containing protein, with the translated sequence MRPATAAVAQLIRDIAPLDTVERQHIETALDWLDGTDDVFRRIARPATPAQHLVSYVAVVDPGEHVLLLGSHRKSRLWLPMGGHVEPGEHPLEAAWREGFEEIGVEPEFTVVGDAPLFLTVTRTVGDNSHTDVSLWYVMRGHRNHIYHLDPAEFSSARWWEIDASVLPESDPHLGRFVTKLRAALEK
- a CDS encoding HNH endonuclease signature motif containing protein, coding for MAVSDLLERSLTPLSDGDLVAAMRDVETCARRLAAMQHRLLIEAEERSLPSRTGAKTVKRFLMQTLRLSSADAGSRVNAAQWVGTFHDLDGELRDPQLPCTAGALTSGEVSIDHVRGIVTVMNRVPRGVSDADREAAEQILAEFARSGSPDDIDKVGDRILAHLDPDGRLTTDLDRARMRGVMIGRQRSDGMSPIRGDIDPVLRALLDPLLAKYARPGVCNFEDPNSPAVEIDTADPTAIAEAARADHRTPAQRNHDALTAILRSGLVAEDLGRHRGMPVTTVLTMKLEDLERDSGVASTATGTVVPIREALQLAEHSRPYLAVFDHAGLPLHLGRMKRLASPAQRLALIAALRGCSRPGCDAPASLCAAHHIRDFAAGGRTDIENLALACDACHALIHNGPGGWKTTTAGPDSRHPGRTAWIAPEHIDPTRTPRINHRHHADELLATIIARIHVRDDLERQQRRQHAHKQHQRRPAAHPHPPDTTAPCHNPTTGSGQSTAPSVIPGSGRGAPSRGHRRRHGVLSGQLGTGS